The sequence ATATATATCTTAAATTCTATGGGGAAAACAACAAAAAGGCAAAAGAAGTTTTAGAAAAAATAAGCGGAATAGGTTCCTAACTGAGCTTTTCATTTAGATTTTGGACTGTCCAGCAAAAACCAGCATGTGACCATGTAAGAGGAACAACAGAAAGAGGATTTCCTGTCTGAGGATCATATTGCTCTGCAAGTAGACCTGCCTGTGTCTGTCTTTTAACAACCCAGTTTATCAGTTTTAAAGCTTCTTCAATCTGATTGGTTGCTATATACCAGTCTGCAAGCCACATTGTTGTGATAATCCACGGATTTCCCGGATACTGTTTATCTATTCTGTGGTAAAGGTCTCCTTCAAATCTTGCAAGACCTCCTATCCCAAAATTTACCCATAACCTATCCTTTATTGCACTTACTGTATTTATTACCCTGTAATCATTAGGAGGAAGCATTCCTGTGAAAAAGACAGAGAGAAGACTTGCATCAACAGTAAGGTCTTCCATTATGTTTCCGTTTTTGTCTTTTACAAGCATCTTTACAAATCTTTCAGCTTTTTTGTTGTAAAGATACTTCAGTATAGCTTTTCTAACTTCCCTTGCTGCTTTTTCGTATTTTTTTGACTCTTCTATATTTCCAGTTAGGTGAGCAAGTTTAGAAGCAGACATCAACCCTGCAAACACTGTAGCACAGGTGTAGGTCAGTACTCCTCTTCTCTCCTCCCACGGGTCATAACTTTCCAGAGGAAGTCCCCTTTCATCTCTATATCTCACCATAAAATCAGCAGCAGGTCTGACTAAAACATTGTACATTTTGTCTATAAACTCTATATCCTTTGTTACCCTGTAATGATGGTGTAATGCCCATATTACAAGGGCTGTTTCATCTTCCTGTATAGGTAGTTGTGGTTTTCCCTCTTCGTCAATCCATGGATGCCATGAGGAACCAAATGATCCGTCAGGAAGGTATTTTTGAAGAAAATACCCCTTTTTAGTTATAGTTCTTGAAGCGAACTCAAAAAATTTTTTTGTGGTATTTCCATAACCTGCCCTATCAAGAGCCATAACAATAAATGCATTGTCTCTTGGCCAGGAATAACTGTAGTGATCTTTGTTAAACCTGTGAAATATACTTGAGTCGGCAGATGCTATTATTGCACCTCTGTTATCCATGTGGGCTTTTATTATAAACAGGCTTCTGTCATACAGTTCTCTAATATCTTTCCTTATAGAACCCTTGATCTCTCTTTTTTCCTTTATCCAGCTTTTCTGAAATATTTCTGTTTCCTCTATAAAGTGAGGTATTCCTTCCTCAAGCATTCTTTTCTGTTTTTCTTCTACATCATCAAAGCTTCTTCCTGCTACTATGTAGTAGTAGAACTCATCCTCTTCTTCAGGTAACAGGTTTGTATAGTAAGCTACAGCACTATCTATCTCTCCCCTCGCGATAGGATTTCTGTTTAATATCTGTTTGTCTATCTGCCTTAATGCTGAATCTTTTTTGGGAGAAATTGTGTAATCTGAGATCTCAGGGTATATCGAGATAAGAAGATATGTTGCCTCTCTGTAATGTAATATTCCTTTCATTTCTGGATGATAAAGGGCTGTGTTCCCTACCTCAGTTTCGTAAAGACAGAAATCATGATAAAAGAATATCTTGATATCTTTTTTCTGCCGGGTGAGGTTTTTGACCCTGAACTTTCTTATATAAATTGGCAGATATTTATGTATAAGGTCATTGATATTAATCTGTATTCCAAGCTCTTCATTTACCGCTTTAATATCTGTTATAAGAGTATCCTTTTTGTAAGAGAAGGTTCTTTTCCACCCAACATCCATATATCTTAATTTTCCATCTACAGATAGAATAAGATGATTTTTATTTCCTCCAAGGTGGTTATACTGACCTACATACGGAAAGTACAGATCTCTTAGCGAAAGATATTTATCAAAATTTATAAAAAAATGACCGTTTGATATTACAGCTTCCCTGTACATACTAACCGCCGCTTACAGGTGGTATTAATGCTACCGTATCTCCTTCTTTAAGCTTTTCTTCTCTGTCTGCGTACTGTTCGTTAACTGCAACCATAATATTCCTGAGATTGTCAGATATATCAGGATATTTTTCTTCTATGCTTTTAAGTAGATCCGAAACTGTGCTGTTTGCCCCTACATCAAAATATTCAGAACTTTTTTTTATCTTATCTTTGATAGAAGAAAAGTAAAGAACTTTAATCCTCAAACTTTATCTCCCATTCTGTAATAAGATGGGAACCTCTCATAAAATGTGCTCTGAGCTTCAATTTTACAACCTCATCAAAAGAGTAAAAACCTTCACCACCGACCAGCGTAGGTGTGTCTTCACCTCCAACGATAAATGGTATATGTATAAGTCTTACTTCGTCAACTAACCCAAGTCTTATAAGGTTCCAGTTGAGTGTAGAACCTCCTTCTACCATGAGGGTTTTTATCCCCTTGTTGTAAAGCATGTCCATCATCTCAATAAGGTCAACAGAATCCTCCCCACATCTTAAAACTTCAACTTTTTCTTCAAGGGCTTTTACTTTTTCTTCTGGAGCCGACCTTGAAGTTACTATTATTGTAGGTGCATGCTTTTCCAGTATATTTGAGTTTAGAGGTATATCTGCCCTTGATGTAGGAACAATCCTTGTAGGGTTTTTTCCTTCCACATATCTTACTGTTAAAAAAGGATTATCAGTTCTAATTGTTTCTGCCCCAACCATAATACCATCGACTTTTGCCCTAAGTTCATGCAGGTATCTATTGGCTTCTTCGTCCATAAACTGCATTATCTCTTTTGACGATCTTCCCTTTCTGAGGGTAAGCTTTCCGTCAACCGTCACCTCAGACACTATTATTGTGTAAGGTCTATGCATCCTTTTCCCCTTTAATCGTAATCTTTATTGTATTTTATGTAAAGGTATATAACTCTCTGGAACAGGGAAAGCGTCATTAAAGCCGTTATCAGTATAAATCCTGTCTGAAGTCCACCTAAAATATGAAAATGCTCCAATATAGAAAATACAATGATTGCAAGGATAGTTTCTGGCCTACCAAAGAAACCTATGCCCTCAAGTGGGTCATTAATTTTCCCCTTTTCTCTATTAGCGAAACCAATCTCAGCGTATGCTACAGGTTTTATAAATGTATGGAGCATATTAACAACAACAGCCAGTGCTGTCAAAACAGGTGTTGAGTATGTAATACCTATAAAAAACAGAACAAATCCATCTACAAATTTGTCTGCAAGCCAGTCAAAAACAGCACCGAACTTTGAAGACTTTTCTGTTTCCCTTGCCACAATACCGTCCATAAGGTCAAAAAATCCGCTAAGAAAAAGGAAAAAAGCTGCAGTAAGGGGTCTTTCTTTGTAGAATGAAAATGCCGCAAGAAGCCCCATAGCAACAGAAATAAGCGTGATAACATTAGGTGTTATATGGGCTTTAACAAAAATGAGCCCAAAGGGCTCATATATCTTTTTTAAAGATTTCCTTTTTGATGTTAAATTCATCTAACTCCCTTTAAAGTCCTTTGGACTCCAGCCAGGGCATCATCTTTCTAAGTTCTTTGCCAACTTCTTCAACAGGATGCTTTTCGTCTTTTTTGAGCATAGCATTAAAGTGAGGTCTGTTTGCTACATTTTCAAGTATCCACTCTTTTGCAAATTCGCCCCTCTGGATTTCCTCTAATATTTTTTTATGGATAGGCTTAACTGCCTGATATATTCTATCTCCTCTTGTTACATCACCGTATCTTGCTGTATCTGAAATAGAGTATCTCATTCCAGATATTCCGTACTGGTATATAAGATCAACTATTAGCTTCAGTTCATGTAGACATTCAAAATAAGCAACTTCAGGCTGATAGCCTGCTTCTACAAGGGTTTCAAAACCAGCTTTTATAAGAGCTGTTGCTCCACCACACAGAACAGCCTGTTCCCCAAAAAGATCTGTTTCTGTTTCCTCTTCAAATGTAGTTTCAATTAAACCAGCTCTTGTACATCCTATTCCTTTAGCATAAGCAAGGGCTATTTCCTTTGCGTTACCTGTAAAATCCTGATGTATAGCTACAAGACCCGGAACACCTTTACCTTCTTCATACTGCCATCTTACAAGATGACCGGGACCCTTTGGAGCAACGAGAAAAACATCTACATACTCAGGGGGTACTATCTGCCCAAAATGGACATTAAATCCGTGGGCAAACGCAAGGGCATTTCCCTCATCAAGGTTTGGAAGTATTGCTGTCTGGAAGACTTCAGGCTGTATAGTATCTGGAATAAGCATCATTACAACATCTGCCTTTTTTG comes from Persephonella hydrogeniphila and encodes:
- a CDS encoding glycoside hydrolase family 15 protein — its product is MYREAVISNGHFFINFDKYLSLRDLYFPYVGQYNHLGGNKNHLILSVDGKLRYMDVGWKRTFSYKKDTLITDIKAVNEELGIQININDLIHKYLPIYIRKFRVKNLTRQKKDIKIFFYHDFCLYETEVGNTALYHPEMKGILHYREATYLLISIYPEISDYTISPKKDSALRQIDKQILNRNPIARGEIDSAVAYYTNLLPEEEDEFYYYIVAGRSFDDVEEKQKRMLEEGIPHFIEETEIFQKSWIKEKREIKGSIRKDIRELYDRSLFIIKAHMDNRGAIIASADSSIFHRFNKDHYSYSWPRDNAFIVMALDRAGYGNTTKKFFEFASRTITKKGYFLQKYLPDGSFGSSWHPWIDEEGKPQLPIQEDETALVIWALHHHYRVTKDIEFIDKMYNVLVRPAADFMVRYRDERGLPLESYDPWEERRGVLTYTCATVFAGLMSASKLAHLTGNIEESKKYEKAAREVRKAILKYLYNKKAERFVKMLVKDKNGNIMEDLTVDASLLSVFFTGMLPPNDYRVINTVSAIKDRLWVNFGIGGLARFEGDLYHRIDKQYPGNPWIITTMWLADWYIATNQIEEALKLINWVVKRQTQAGLLAEQYDPQTGNPLSVVPLTWSHAGFCWTVQNLNEKLS
- the moaD gene encoding molybdopterin converting factor subunit 1, giving the protein MRIKVLYFSSIKDKIKKSSEYFDVGANSTVSDLLKSIEEKYPDISDNLRNIMVAVNEQYADREEKLKEGDTVALIPPVSGG
- a CDS encoding 2,5-diamino-6-(ribosylamino)-4(3H)-pyrimidinone 5'-phosphate reductase; this encodes MHRPYTIIVSEVTVDGKLTLRKGRSSKEIMQFMDEEANRYLHELRAKVDGIMVGAETIRTDNPFLTVRYVEGKNPTRIVPTSRADIPLNSNILEKHAPTIIVTSRSAPEEKVKALEEKVEVLRCGEDSVDLIEMMDMLYNKGIKTLMVEGGSTLNWNLIRLGLVDEVRLIHIPFIVGGEDTPTLVGGEGFYSFDEVVKLKLRAHFMRGSHLITEWEIKFED
- a CDS encoding CDP-alcohol phosphatidyltransferase family protein translates to MNLTSKRKSLKKIYEPFGLIFVKAHITPNVITLISVAMGLLAAFSFYKERPLTAAFFLFLSGFFDLMDGIVARETEKSSKFGAVFDWLADKFVDGFVLFFIGITYSTPVLTALAVVVNMLHTFIKPVAYAEIGFANREKGKINDPLEGIGFFGRPETILAIIVFSILEHFHILGGLQTGFILITALMTLSLFQRVIYLYIKYNKDYD
- the ilvC gene encoding ketol-acid reductoisomerase, whose protein sequence is MAKIYYDEDASLEVLKGKTVAIIGYGSQGHAHALNLRDSGINVIIGLYSGSRSAEKAKAEGFEVLIPDEAAKKADVVMMLIPDTIQPEVFQTAILPNLDEGNALAFAHGFNVHFGQIVPPEYVDVFLVAPKGPGHLVRWQYEEGKGVPGLVAIHQDFTGNAKEIALAYAKGIGCTRAGLIETTFEEETETDLFGEQAVLCGGATALIKAGFETLVEAGYQPEVAYFECLHELKLIVDLIYQYGISGMRYSISDTARYGDVTRGDRIYQAVKPIHKKILEEIQRGEFAKEWILENVANRPHFNAMLKKDEKHPVEEVGKELRKMMPWLESKGL